In Hyphomicrobium denitrificans 1NES1, one DNA window encodes the following:
- a CDS encoding outer membrane protein: protein MKASKLKPVLLASATIMAAATGSAFAADLGPYKPYNPPPEPAPIYQPAIWDGAYIGINGGYGWSNADPTEPEGGFGGGQIGYNWQRDRIVFGLEGDFQGADISGRASAIDGSTARSDMNWFSTVRGRLGYASGPWLFYATGGLAIADVDNRVSLAGPAPTTFRDSDTLTGYAVGGGLEWKFAQNWSAKAEYLYLGLGDSTLHNADGGTDTLRVNNDVQTVRVGLNYHF from the coding sequence ATGAAAGCGTCTAAGTTAAAGCCGGTGCTGCTTGCCAGCGCGACGATCATGGCTGCTGCGACCGGCAGCGCCTTTGCCGCGGATTTGGGACCGTATAAGCCGTACAACCCTCCGCCTGAGCCAGCCCCGATTTATCAACCTGCGATCTGGGACGGCGCATACATTGGTATCAACGGAGGCTACGGTTGGTCGAACGCGGACCCGACGGAGCCTGAGGGCGGATTTGGCGGCGGTCAGATCGGTTACAATTGGCAGCGGGATCGCATCGTTTTCGGTTTGGAAGGCGACTTCCAGGGCGCCGATATCAGCGGTCGAGCATCCGCGATTGATGGCAGTACCGCACGCAGCGACATGAATTGGTTCTCCACCGTTCGAGGCCGTCTCGGCTATGCCAGCGGGCCGTGGCTCTTCTACGCAACGGGCGGTCTTGCAATTGCCGATGTCGACAATCGGGTGAGCTTGGCCGGACCGGCTCCGACGACATTCCGCGATAGCGATACGTTGACGGGCTATGCCGTCGGCGGCGGTCTGGAATGGAAGTTCGCACAGAACTGGAGCGCCAAGGCTGAATACCTGTACCTCGGCTTGGGTGACTCCACGCTTCACAATGCCGATGGCGGCACCGACACGCTGCGCGTGAACAATGACGTTCAAACCGTGCGCGTCGGTCTCAACTATCACTTTTAA
- a CDS encoding flavin-containing monooxygenase — translation MSDRSSTSERHLVIGAGPIGLAMGAALKRRGIPFDIVDVGSGVGGNWLHGVYRSAHIVSSRKATEYADYPMPEYFPDFPSADQMLAYLTAFAEDRGLLPHCEFNKKVSSVVSEDASHWTVTFADGETRTYKGVVVCNGHHWDKRYPELRGTFTGEILHSKDYRDVSQVEGKRVLVIGGGNSGVDMACDAGRFGKSCDISLKSGYWYLPKTFLGRPLTDVPIWGLPIFMQRAILRTIVKLSIGDYRRYGLQRPNHKLFDRHPAFGTDLLGAIRLGRVKPHPAIDHVDGKTVTFVDGSTGTYDLIIAATGFYTSFPFLPDGLIKVKDNVVQVYGGAFPAGIRGLYIVGWAQARNGFGRLITPLSDLYARLIAMQDELEFPIGTLMEQSFTQRLPTTHLVDPEKTRREIRLAHWVLPLLKLRDRRMARKEAFAAEKGRIPVRA, via the coding sequence ATGAGTGACAGAAGCAGCACCTCCGAACGCCACCTCGTTATCGGCGCCGGTCCGATCGGGCTTGCGATGGGCGCCGCATTAAAGCGCCGGGGTATCCCATTCGATATCGTGGATGTCGGATCGGGCGTTGGAGGCAACTGGCTGCACGGCGTTTATCGTTCCGCGCATATCGTCTCGTCCCGGAAGGCGACCGAATACGCCGACTATCCGATGCCCGAATATTTTCCGGACTTCCCCTCCGCCGATCAGATGCTCGCCTATCTTACCGCATTCGCGGAGGATCGTGGGCTTCTGCCGCACTGTGAGTTCAACAAAAAAGTATCCTCCGTCGTATCCGAAGACGCTAGTCATTGGACGGTGACATTCGCGGACGGCGAAACGCGAACTTACAAAGGCGTCGTCGTCTGCAACGGCCATCATTGGGATAAACGTTATCCTGAGTTGCGCGGCACGTTCACCGGCGAAATTCTCCATTCGAAGGATTATCGCGACGTCTCGCAGGTCGAGGGCAAGCGCGTGCTCGTCATCGGTGGCGGCAATTCCGGCGTTGACATGGCGTGCGATGCTGGCCGCTTCGGCAAAAGCTGCGACATCAGCCTGAAGTCCGGTTATTGGTATTTGCCAAAGACATTTCTCGGCCGCCCACTGACCGACGTCCCAATTTGGGGCCTGCCGATCTTCATGCAGCGCGCAATTCTAAGGACGATCGTCAAATTGAGTATCGGCGATTATCGCCGCTACGGGCTGCAGCGTCCGAACCACAAATTGTTCGATCGTCATCCGGCATTCGGAACGGATCTTTTGGGTGCAATTCGCCTTGGACGCGTGAAACCGCATCCTGCGATCGATCATGTCGACGGAAAGACGGTGACATTCGTTGACGGCTCGACCGGCACATACGACCTGATCATCGCCGCAACCGGTTTCTACACTTCGTTTCCGTTTCTTCCCGACGGACTCATCAAGGTCAAAGACAACGTCGTGCAAGTCTATGGCGGCGCGTTCCCGGCTGGAATCCGCGGTCTTTATATTGTCGGATGGGCGCAAGCGCGGAACGGCTTCGGCCGTCTCATAACGCCGCTCTCCGATCTTTACGCGCGCTTGATCGCGATGCAGGACGAGTTGGAGTTTCCGATTGGCACACTGATGGAGCAATCATTCACACAACGTTTGCCGACGACGCATCTCGTCGATCCCGAAAAAACACGGCGCGAAATCCGCTTGGCGCATTGGGTTCTGCCTCTGCTGAAGCTGCGCGACAGACGAATGGCTCGAAAGGAGGCATTTGCAGCGGAAAAGGGCCGCATCCCCGTAAGGGCTTAG
- the ispG gene encoding flavodoxin-dependent (E)-4-hydroxy-3-methylbut-2-enyl-diphosphate synthase, producing MSLGDSITMKPRHETVAVNVGGVTVGGGAPVVVQSMTNTDTADVASTVKQVADLARTGSELVRITVDRDEAAKAVPHIRDQLHKRGVTVPLIGDFHYIGHKLLGDNPDCAEALDKYRINPGNVGFKDKRDRQFGAIIETALRHGKPVRIGVNWGSLDAELLTHLMDENAKAADPKPARAVMHEAMVQSALLSAERAEEMGLGADRIIVSGKVSSVQDLIAVYHMLAERSRYALHLGLTEAGMGSKGIVASSAAIGILLQNGIGDTIRFSLTPEPGGDRTQEVRTAQELLQTMGLRSFVPVVAACPGCGRTTSTVFQELARDIQDMIRDRMPDWKTQYPGVETLNFAVMGCIVNGPGESKHADVGISLPGTGESPAAPVFIDGKKAMTLRGPNIATEFKAIVEDYIARRFANPAMAKSDAAE from the coding sequence ATGTCGCTCGGCGACAGCATCACGATGAAGCCGCGTCATGAAACTGTCGCGGTCAACGTTGGCGGCGTTACCGTTGGCGGTGGCGCGCCTGTTGTCGTCCAATCGATGACGAACACCGATACCGCCGACGTCGCATCGACGGTCAAGCAGGTCGCTGACTTGGCGCGCACCGGCTCCGAGCTCGTCCGCATCACGGTCGATCGCGATGAAGCTGCGAAAGCCGTCCCGCACATTCGCGACCAGTTGCACAAGCGCGGCGTGACCGTGCCGCTTATCGGCGACTTTCACTACATCGGACACAAGCTGCTCGGCGACAATCCGGACTGCGCCGAAGCGCTCGACAAGTATCGGATCAATCCCGGCAATGTCGGCTTCAAGGATAAACGCGACCGCCAGTTCGGTGCGATCATCGAGACGGCGTTACGTCATGGCAAGCCGGTGCGCATCGGCGTCAATTGGGGTTCGCTCGACGCCGAGCTTCTCACCCATTTGATGGACGAGAACGCGAAGGCTGCAGATCCGAAACCGGCCCGCGCCGTTATGCACGAGGCAATGGTGCAATCGGCACTGCTATCTGCCGAGCGTGCCGAGGAAATGGGTCTCGGTGCCGATCGCATCATCGTGTCCGGCAAAGTCTCGTCCGTGCAGGATCTGATCGCCGTTTATCACATGCTCGCTGAGCGCAGCCGGTATGCGCTGCACCTAGGATTGACCGAAGCGGGTATGGGATCGAAAGGCATCGTCGCGTCATCCGCCGCCATCGGCATTCTGCTGCAGAATGGCATCGGCGATACGATCCGGTTTTCCCTGACGCCGGAACCGGGCGGCGATCGCACCCAGGAGGTTCGCACCGCGCAGGAATTGCTGCAGACAATGGGCTTGAGATCCTTCGTCCCTGTCGTCGCGGCTTGCCCCGGTTGCGGGCGGACGACGTCGACCGTGTTCCAGGAGCTTGCGCGTGACATACAGGACATGATCCGCGACCGCATGCCGGACTGGAAAACGCAGTATCCGGGCGTCGAAACGCTGAACTTTGCAGTCATGGGCTGCATCGTGAACGGTCCGGGCGAGAGCAAGCACGCCGATGTGGGAATTTCGTTGCCGGGCACCGGGGAATCCCCGGCAGCGCCCGTCTTCATCGACGGCAAGAAGGCGATGACACTCCGTGGACCCAACATCGCCACCGAGTTCAAAGCCATTGTCGAGGACTACATCGCTCGCCGTTTTGCCAACCCCGCCATGGCAAAAAGCGACGCTGCCGAATAG
- a CDS encoding metal ABC transporter permease: MLSWPEPFVWRAFLAAVGLAVIAAPLGCIVVWRRMSYVGETLAQAGLLGVALGLALKIDLTLAVVVAAVAAVGVLTLLGRQRVVPLDSALGLTHHATLALGIVAIALAKGPGIDLMSYLFGDVFAVTSTDLIWVYAGGAVVLAAIFYLWEPLVRLSLHEDLATAEGINPRLPRAAFDLLLALVIAVAMKIVGVLLVMAFLVVPAVAARPLSGTPIRMALLAAAIAVASTIFGFWLSLSSDLPGGPSIVIAMCTVAAISLLAGSRRQG; encoded by the coding sequence GTGCTGTCCTGGCCTGAGCCGTTCGTCTGGCGCGCATTTTTGGCAGCCGTCGGTCTCGCGGTGATCGCGGCGCCGCTCGGCTGCATCGTCGTATGGCGAAGGATGTCCTACGTCGGCGAGACGCTCGCACAAGCCGGTCTTTTGGGTGTGGCGCTGGGCCTTGCCTTGAAAATCGACCTGACACTCGCCGTCGTCGTTGCAGCAGTTGCGGCCGTCGGTGTGCTGACGTTGCTCGGCCGCCAGCGTGTGGTCCCGCTGGATTCTGCGCTCGGCTTGACGCACCACGCCACGCTGGCTCTGGGCATTGTCGCCATCGCGTTGGCGAAGGGGCCGGGCATCGATCTGATGAGCTATCTCTTCGGCGATGTTTTCGCTGTGACCTCGACCGACTTGATATGGGTCTACGCAGGCGGAGCGGTGGTTCTGGCGGCAATTTTTTACCTTTGGGAGCCGCTCGTCCGGCTCTCCTTGCACGAAGATCTGGCGACCGCAGAGGGGATCAATCCACGACTGCCGCGCGCCGCGTTCGATCTTTTGCTTGCCCTCGTCATTGCCGTCGCGATGAAGATCGTCGGAGTTTTGCTCGTCATGGCATTTTTGGTCGTTCCCGCTGTTGCGGCCCGGCCGTTGTCGGGAACCCCGATCCGCATGGCCTTGCTCGCCGCGGCAATCGCGGTCGCCAGCACGATTTTCGGGTTTTGGCTGTCCCTTTCCAGCGATTTGCCGGGGGGGCCGAGCATCGTCATCGCGATGTGCACTGTCGCGGCCATATCCCTTCTGGCGGGAAGCCGCAGACAAGGCTAG
- a CDS encoding ATP-binding cassette domain-containing protein: MSQQNGHASPHPAASCGHGQSHDRDAAPAEDALISARGLWLRRGGRDIVAGVDLDVRRGEIVTLIGPNGAGKTTLVRLVLGIEKPDSGLIVRPASTRIGYVPQRFEVDAAIPMTVQGFLGLGGSASTKEMGSALDEVGARRIEHQQLSKLSGGETQRVLIARALLRQPNLLILDEPASGVDFAGEAELYELVEKLRDERDLGVLLVSHDLHVVMAKSDRVICLNGHVCCSGEPEHVSQHTEYARIFGQQGAAALSVYRHHHDHAHDLTGEPKPLGADDTHGRGS; encoded by the coding sequence TTGTCCCAACAGAATGGACACGCATCCCCGCACCCCGCCGCGAGCTGTGGCCATGGTCAGAGCCATGATCGCGATGCCGCTCCGGCCGAGGACGCTCTCATCTCGGCACGCGGTCTTTGGCTCCGCCGCGGCGGTCGCGACATCGTTGCGGGCGTGGATCTTGACGTCCGGCGCGGCGAGATCGTCACGCTGATCGGACCCAACGGCGCGGGCAAGACGACGCTGGTGAGACTTGTTCTTGGTATCGAGAAGCCCGATAGCGGCTTGATCGTACGCCCGGCTTCGACCCGCATCGGCTATGTTCCGCAGCGCTTCGAGGTCGACGCGGCGATCCCGATGACGGTCCAGGGATTCCTCGGCCTTGGCGGTTCGGCATCAACGAAAGAGATGGGGAGCGCCCTGGACGAGGTCGGCGCACGTCGGATCGAGCACCAGCAATTATCGAAGCTTTCGGGCGGCGAGACGCAGCGCGTGTTGATTGCGCGGGCACTGTTGCGCCAGCCAAATCTGCTGATCCTTGACGAGCCTGCGAGCGGCGTCGATTTCGCGGGCGAGGCCGAACTCTATGAATTGGTCGAAAAGCTCCGTGACGAGCGTGATCTCGGTGTTCTGCTCGTTTCGCACGACCTCCACGTCGTGATGGCGAAAAGCGACCGGGTTATCTGCCTGAATGGTCACGTCTGCTGCTCGGGCGAACCGGAGCATGTGTCTCAGCACACCGAATATGCCCGCATCTTCGGACAGCAGGGGGCCGCAGCGTTGAGCGTCTACCGGCACCATCACGATCATGCTCACGATTTGACCGGAGAACCGAAACCTCTGGGCGCCGACGATACGCACGGACGAGGCTCCTGA
- a CDS encoding Fur family transcriptional regulator: MTANSGEEQRIRDKVKLSVDQATAIFAEKNLRFTDLRRKVFEEIASTQASVGAYEVLDRLAKKGTRLAPISIYRALDALLEAGVVHRLESKNAYFACRQLHRPRTGKRPMFLSCEKCGTVQEVDGDDIFRAIDAAAHGAKFEPRVRFAEVSGTCHECAARRKV, from the coding sequence ATGACGGCAAATTCAGGCGAAGAGCAACGCATACGGGACAAGGTCAAGCTGTCCGTTGACCAGGCCACCGCAATCTTTGCCGAAAAGAACCTTCGGTTTACGGACCTTCGCCGCAAGGTGTTCGAGGAAATCGCCTCAACCCAGGCGAGCGTCGGCGCATATGAGGTCTTGGATCGCCTCGCGAAGAAGGGCACACGGCTTGCACCCATCTCGATTTACCGGGCACTCGACGCGCTTCTCGAAGCAGGTGTCGTCCATCGTCTTGAGAGCAAGAACGCTTATTTCGCGTGCCGGCAACTTCACCGTCCGCGAACGGGCAAACGCCCGATGTTCCTGAGTTGCGAGAAGTGCGGCACCGTTCAGGAAGTCGACGGCGACGACATTTTTCGCGCGATCGACGCCGCCGCCCACGGAGCAAAATTCGAGCCGCGCGTGCGGTTCGCTGAAGTCTCCGGAACCTGTCACGAGTGCGCGGCGCGTCGCAAAGTTTGA
- a CDS encoding fumarylacetoacetate hydrolase family protein, which yields MKLVRFGAPGAEKPGILDRNGNVRDLSGHIPDLSGAHLAPAALAKLAAIDPASLPKAPEGVRLGPPVAGTHNFIAIGLNYADHAKETGQEIPTEPILFNKATTSICGPDDDVMIPRNSRHTDWECEIAFVIGARARYVEAKDWAKYIAGYCICNDVSERSFQSKRGGQWVKGKSAETFGPIGPWLVTPDEIADVGNLAMSLDVNGVRKQTGSTATMIFKIPDLLAYVTEFMVLEPGDIITTGTPPGVGTARKPKEFLNPGDVVELKIDGLGTQRQKVVPFAL from the coding sequence ATGAAGCTCGTTCGATTTGGCGCACCGGGCGCGGAAAAGCCTGGCATCCTGGACCGTAACGGAAACGTTCGTGACCTCTCCGGGCATATTCCCGATTTGTCCGGTGCCCATCTGGCGCCCGCGGCGCTTGCTAAGCTTGCCGCCATCGATCCGGCATCGCTGCCGAAGGCACCGGAAGGCGTTCGCCTTGGCCCTCCAGTCGCCGGCACTCACAACTTCATTGCGATTGGCCTCAACTACGCCGACCACGCCAAGGAGACGGGTCAGGAGATCCCGACCGAGCCCATCCTCTTCAACAAGGCGACGACGTCGATTTGCGGCCCCGACGATGACGTGATGATCCCGCGCAATTCACGGCACACGGACTGGGAGTGCGAGATCGCGTTTGTCATCGGCGCCCGCGCGCGCTACGTCGAAGCGAAAGACTGGGCGAAGTACATTGCCGGCTACTGCATCTGCAATGACGTCTCGGAGCGGAGCTTCCAGAGCAAACGTGGTGGCCAGTGGGTGAAAGGCAAATCAGCGGAAACGTTCGGGCCGATCGGGCCTTGGCTGGTGACACCGGATGAAATCGCAGATGTCGGTAATCTCGCGATGTCGCTCGACGTGAACGGAGTCCGCAAGCAGACCGGCTCGACCGCGACGATGATTTTCAAAATCCCGGATCTGCTCGCCTACGTCACCGAGTTCATGGTCCTCGAACCCGGCGACATCATAACGACCGGAACGCCGCCCGGCGTCGGCACGGCGCGCAAGCCGAAAGAGTTCCTCAATCCCGGCGACGTCGTGGAACTCAAGATCGATGGCCTCGGCACGCAGCGCCAAAAGGTCGTCCCGTTCGCGCTCTGA
- a CDS encoding dienelactone hydrolase family protein: MTARQRLASDISGLTKKPPLSRRDFMSASAAVAAGYTLAAGPVRAAAIKTGTNGLDAGMARVKVDGGEMPLYFARPANRAKPPIVLVAMEIFGLHEYIKDVTRRLGKLGALAVAPDYYFRQGQLASVGDIRKLMPLVNAKPDAELISDLNAAVRWAEGQGGDKNRVGIIGFCRGGRTVWEYCVASDEVKAGVAFYGTLIDPTAQKRIWPKSPLELAPEMKAPVLGLYGAEDQGIPPAQVEQMKAALAAAGKTAEFKIYPGAEHGFHADYRPSYNKEAAEDAWQQVANWFKRWKVLD, translated from the coding sequence ATGACGGCTCGGCAACGCCTCGCTTCTGATATCTCCGGCCTAACCAAGAAGCCTCCCCTTTCGCGGCGCGACTTCATGAGCGCATCCGCAGCGGTCGCCGCGGGTTACACGCTGGCGGCGGGACCCGTGCGTGCGGCGGCAATCAAGACGGGCACCAATGGGCTTGATGCCGGCATGGCTCGTGTCAAGGTCGACGGCGGCGAGATGCCTCTGTACTTCGCGCGGCCTGCCAATCGCGCAAAGCCGCCGATCGTTTTGGTCGCAATGGAAATCTTCGGACTGCACGAGTACATCAAGGACGTGACGCGCCGCCTCGGCAAGCTCGGTGCGCTTGCTGTCGCGCCTGACTATTACTTTCGGCAGGGACAGCTCGCCAGCGTCGGCGATATCCGTAAGCTGATGCCTCTCGTGAATGCGAAGCCGGATGCAGAGCTGATCTCCGACCTCAATGCCGCCGTTCGCTGGGCCGAAGGCCAGGGAGGGGACAAGAACCGGGTCGGCATCATCGGATTTTGCCGCGGCGGGCGAACCGTCTGGGAATATTGCGTCGCGAGCGATGAGGTAAAAGCAGGTGTCGCGTTCTATGGGACGCTGATCGATCCCACCGCGCAGAAGCGGATTTGGCCGAAAAGCCCGCTAGAACTCGCGCCAGAAATGAAGGCTCCCGTGCTCGGGCTCTATGGCGCAGAAGATCAGGGTATTCCGCCGGCTCAGGTCGAACAGATGAAGGCCGCCCTTGCAGCCGCGGGAAAGACCGCCGAATTCAAAATTTACCCAGGCGCCGAGCACGGCTTCCATGCGGATTATCGTCCAAGCTACAATAAGGAAGCCGCCGAGGACGCCTGGCAGCAGGTGGCGAATTGGTTCAAGAGATGGAAAGTCCTCGACTGA
- a CDS encoding bactofilin family protein, with protein sequence MNNASRPLPATLTIPRKATIEGALDFPGPLIIEGTVLGDVRCASVIISERGIVDGAVVADAVTVLGEVSGEIFANHLTLKKASSVAANIFHKHLSLEDGCYFEGKSRRHSNPLQLAT encoded by the coding sequence ATGAATAATGCAAGCCGCCCCTTGCCCGCTACCCTGACCATTCCCCGTAAAGCCACTATCGAAGGCGCTCTCGACTTTCCCGGACCGCTGATCATCGAAGGCACCGTACTCGGTGACGTTCGCTGCGCGTCGGTTATCATCTCCGAGCGTGGCATTGTTGACGGCGCGGTCGTCGCCGATGCCGTCACAGTGCTTGGGGAGGTCTCGGGCGAAATATTCGCGAACCATTTGACGTTGAAAAAAGCGTCATCCGTCGCTGCGAACATTTTTCACAAGCATCTCTCGCTCGAGGATGGCTGCTATTTCGAGGGAAAATCGCGGCGTCACTCCAACCCGCTGCAGCTGGCGACGTAG